GTCTCTTTTAAATATCTATCGTCAGTGAATCCTGCTGCCGTTCTCCACCTGCTGGTCAGGCTGGAGCAGGCTCACTAGCTTGCCGCTCTCGGCCGCCAGCAACATCCCTTCCGACTCGACGTCGCGGAACTTGGCGCGCTGCAGGTTGACGAGCACCGCAATCTGCCGCCCCTGTAGCTCGTCAGCCTCGTAGATGCCGCGCAGGCCGGTCACCAGCCTGCGCGTGGGGCCGCCGAAATCGACCTCCAGCAGCCACAGTTTGTCTGCGTCGGGGTGCTTCTCCACGCCGGTCACGGTGCCGATGCGGATATCCAGCTTCTTGAAGTCGTCGAAGCTGATTTCTGGCTTTAGCTCTGGTAGCTCGTCTTGGGGCATTTCTTTCTCCAGTACCTGTTTCAGGTCCAGTTTTGCAAACAGCGGTTCGGGCCGCTGCAGGGTAAAATCAGTCGCGCCGTCCAGCGCCGCCTCCCAGCCCGCCGCCTGCGGCGTTCCCGGCAGGCCAAGGTAGCGCCATGCGGTTTCCCCTGCCTTGGGCAGGAAGGGCGTCATCATGATTGAGAGCGAGCGGCAGACATTCAGGAAGCCGACCAGCTGCGCCTCGCACGCGGCGCGGTCCTGCTTCAGCAGCTTCCACGGCGCCGCCTCGTTCAGCGCGGCGTTGGTCGCCTGCGACAGCTCCAGCATCGCCGCCAGCCCGCGCTTGAACTTGCACGCCGCGAGCGCCGCGTCCATCTTCGCGTGCGCGGTCGCGACACGGTCGCGCAGCTCCGGCAGCGCGCACTCGTCGGCATGGAGCCCGTCGGGGAAATTCTTCTGCGCGAAGGAGACGACGCGGTGCAGCAGGTTGCCGAGATTGCCGATGAGCTCGGTGTTGACCCGCGTGACGTAGTCCTCCCATGAAAAACTGGCGTCCTTCTGCTCGGGCATGACTGCCGCCAGATAGTAGCGCAGCGCCTCCGGGTCGTAGCGCTCGAGATAGTCGGGAATCCAGACCGCGTGGCGGCGCGACTTGGAAAACTGCGCCGAGTCCAATAGCAGGTATTCGTTGGCCGGGACGTCGTGCGGCAGTTGCAGCCCGCATCCCAGCAGCATCGCCGGCCAGATGATGGTGTGGAAGGGGATGTTGTCCTTGGCCATGAAGTAGCGGTGTTCCGCCTCCGGGTCATCCCAC
This is a stretch of genomic DNA from Candidatus Poseidoniia archaeon. It encodes these proteins:
- the metG gene encoding methionine--tRNA ligase, which gives rise to MKHVLVAVAWPYANGSLHLGHMAGCYLPADIFARYHRLKGNRVLMVSGSDMHGTPIMVTAQQEGAKPEEVALRYHELNSRSIEQMGISFDLFTHTHTPEHEAVVHEILGRLDEAGFIEPRTTTAPYDPKAGQFLPDRYVEGTCPHCKSTGARGDQCDECGKTLDADELIDPHPKLNPDVPLEFRETEHLFFRLSAFREKLLEWLSEGKGHWKSNVLKFTRNWLEEGLVDRAVTRDLEWGIPVPREGYENKRIYVWFEAVMGYYSASRHWAQLQGDDEAWRKWWDDPEAEHRYFMAKDNIPFHTIIWPAMLLGCGLQLPHDVPANEYLLLDSAQFSKSRRHAVWIPDYLERYDPEALRYYLAAVMPEQKDASFSWEDYVTRVNTELIGNLGNLLHRVVSFAQKNFPDGLHADECALPELRDRVATAHAKMDAALAACKFKRGLAAMLELSQATNAALNEAAPWKLLKQDRAACEAQLVGFLNVCRSLSIMMTPFLPKAGETAWRYLGLPGTPQAAGWEAALDGATDFTLQRPEPLFAKLDLKQVLEKEMPQDELPELKPEISFDDFKKLDIRIGTVTGVEKHPDADKLWLLEVDFGGPTRRLVTGLRGIYEADELQGRQIAVLVNLQRAKFRDVESEGMLLAAESGKLVSLLQPDQQVENGSRIH